In Geminocystis sp. NIES-3708, a single window of DNA contains:
- a CDS encoding type II toxin-antitoxin system HicB family antitoxin: MKIKAIVHTAEEGGYWAEVPIFDGCYTQGETIEEVLENLQEIISLYVEDEPENLNPSESGI; encoded by the coding sequence ATGAAAATTAAAGCTATAGTTCATACTGCCGAAGAAGGAGGATATTGGGCAGAAGTACCTATTTTTGATGGTTGCTATACCCAAGGTGAAACTATTGAAGAGGTTTTAGAAAATCTCCAAGAAATAATCAGCTTATATGTCGAAGACGAACCCGAAAATCTTAACCCTTCTGAATCAGGTATTTGA
- a CDS encoding type II toxin-antitoxin system HicA family toxin, with product MKSISGKKLGQILEKKGRRLIRIKGSHYRYQKNHTSISIPVHGNQDLKIGLLKYEKSQFNRVGFNLMVE from the coding sequence ATGAAATCAATATCAGGCAAAAAGTTAGGGCAGATATTGGAAAAAAAAGGTAGGCGATTAATTAGGATAAAAGGTAGCCATTATCGTTATCAAAAAAATCATACAAGCATTTCTATTCCTGTTCATGGCAATCAAGATTTAAAAATTGGATTGTTAAAATATGAAAAAAGCCAATTTAACCGAGTTGGATTTAATTTAATGGTTGAATAA
- a CDS encoding RNB domain-containing ribonuclease, with translation MKGNIKPRKFNSQQITQASNLNLEDYSQNRLSVFGITIDDATTVDRDDGIWLIELNNKSFELQISITDVSTIIPKNSPIDKEALFRVATLYHTTPPTPMLPCHISTNLGSLEEEQKRLALTIFFQIDNTGNVNSFHIKETIFTNKKAFSYTEVEKILTNPDNIPEHQLLLKMQKVAQLIGKKRGGKSGILTDDGYVDEDGNLIKENVNTYQLIAELMILTNTTIANFLGKNNIPALYRTQDVGTTDFELVKKTMGHLLVPATYDSQVKPHVGLGLMAYTHFTSPLRRFVDLVNHRIVKAIIKKDLSPYSVEELDNLCSQINEYDQKFKEDKSNFLRKKRQAEIEKKFNNIENLSIDELSPDEFSDLIQYAVFNHQKEKIIPYITSRLQTLQPKDYYYLWFVGKINLFFDNENIDTISVLLVKSQADNSTIDYKVEYCESKKLYFSYCYLNGMTTINPSEDTKKSKAKQKAALATIKGYLNQELTSHPHAFSKFITINSQEENLLDIEFNNLNDKDFSKVLDYCTKTNFDEKTIVEINRRINNLLPKDLYKIWFQGKINKYFDNPNLDTISVLLIHSQLTGAVVEYKIDYHQKTQKYIAYCYVNELTHPQPQFDTKKTKAKQKSSLAYIQSYLNNQLIDEPNLFAVEEIVAEEELPHNIKNIESINIEEKEEKKKEKNVIEESDWVSKLYHFCQLNQLGYPEYNFLNIDGFFTCTISLICDDKTIISKGYGKNKKDAKQSASRVIIIQHKLTLS, from the coding sequence ATGAAAGGTAACATCAAACCAAGAAAATTTAATTCTCAACAAATAACACAAGCGTCCAATCTCAACTTAGAGGATTATTCTCAAAATCGTTTATCTGTATTTGGCATCACCATTGATGATGCTACTACTGTTGATCGAGATGATGGGATTTGGTTGATAGAATTAAATAATAAGTCTTTTGAGTTGCAGATTAGTATTACTGATGTATCAACAATTATTCCTAAAAATTCTCCTATTGACAAAGAAGCCTTATTTAGAGTTGCAACTTTATATCACACAACTCCACCGACTCCTATGCTACCCTGTCATATTAGCACTAATTTAGGTTCATTAGAAGAAGAACAAAAAAGATTAGCTTTAACTATTTTTTTTCAAATAGATAATACTGGAAATGTTAATTCTTTTCATATTAAAGAAACTATTTTTACCAATAAAAAAGCGTTTAGTTATACAGAAGTCGAAAAAATATTAACGAATCCTGATAATATTCCTGAACATCAATTATTACTTAAAATGCAAAAAGTTGCTCAATTGATTGGCAAAAAAAGAGGAGGAAAATCAGGAATTTTAACCGATGATGGTTATGTGGATGAGGATGGAAACTTAATTAAAGAAAATGTTAATACTTATCAGTTAATTGCAGAATTAATGATTTTAACAAATACCACCATTGCTAATTTTTTAGGAAAAAATAATATTCCAGCATTATACCGTACTCAAGACGTAGGTACAACAGATTTTGAGTTAGTAAAAAAAACCATGGGACATCTTTTAGTACCAGCAACCTATGATTCTCAGGTAAAACCTCATGTTGGTTTAGGATTAATGGCTTATACTCATTTTACCAGTCCTTTACGTCGTTTTGTTGACTTAGTTAATCATCGAATTGTTAAAGCCATTATTAAAAAAGATTTATCCCCTTATAGTGTAGAAGAATTAGATAATTTATGCTCACAAATTAATGAATATGATCAAAAATTTAAAGAAGATAAATCTAATTTTTTAAGAAAAAAAAGACAAGCAGAAATAGAGAAAAAATTTAATAATATTGAAAATTTATCCATAGATGAATTATCCCCCGATGAATTTTCAGATTTGATTCAATATGCGGTTTTTAATCATCAAAAAGAAAAAATTATTCCTTACATAACATCTCGTCTTCAAACCTTACAACCTAAAGACTATTATTATTTATGGTTTGTTGGTAAAATTAATCTTTTTTTTGACAATGAAAATATTGATACTATTTCTGTTTTATTAGTAAAGTCTCAAGCGGATAATTCTACTATTGATTATAAAGTAGAATATTGTGAATCTAAAAAACTTTATTTTTCCTATTGTTATCTAAATGGTATGACAACAATAAATCCCTCAGAAGATACTAAAAAAAGTAAAGCAAAACAAAAAGCCGCTTTGGCAACAATTAAAGGTTATTTGAATCAAGAATTAACTTCTCATCCTCATGCCTTTAGTAAATTCATAACAATTAATTCTCAAGAAGAAAATTTACTGGATATTGAGTTTAATAATTTAAATGATAAAGATTTTTCTAAGGTATTAGATTATTGCACTAAAACTAATTTTGATGAGAAAACTATTGTAGAAATCAACAGAAGAATCAACAATTTATTACCTAAAGATTTATATAAAATTTGGTTTCAAGGTAAAATAAATAAGTATTTTGATAACCCTAATCTTGATACTATATCAGTACTTTTAATTCATTCTCAATTGACTGGTGCTGTGGTAGAATACAAAATTGACTATCATCAAAAAACTCAAAAATATATTGCTTATTGTTATGTAAATGAGTTAACCCATCCACAACCTCAATTTGATACAAAAAAAACGAAAGCAAAGCAAAAATCTTCCTTAGCTTATATTCAATCGTATCTTAATAATCAATTAATCGATGAACCAAATTTATTTGCAGTAGAAGAAATTGTTGCGGAGGAAGAATTACCCCATAATATCAAGAATATTGAGTCTATTAATATCGAAGAAAAAGAAGAAAAGAAAAAAGAAAAAAATGTTATCGAAGAATCAGATTGGGTATCTAAATTATACCATTTTTGTCAACTAAATCAATTAGGTTATCCTGAATATAATTTTTTAAATATTGACGGATTTTTTACTTGTACAATTAGCCTAATCTGCGATGATAAAACTATTATCTCTAAAGGTTATGGTAAAAATAAAAAAGATGCCAAACAAAGTGCTTCTCGTGTTATTATTATTCAACATAAACTAACCTTAAGTTAA